The Solidesulfovibrio fructosivorans JJ] DNA segment TTCTGGAAGGGGATGCCGGTTTTGCCGAGCTCCACTTCCAGGGCATAGGATTGGTAGCCGGCGCGAAAAAGCACCGCGATCTCGTGCAGCGGATAGCGGGACGAAAGTTCGCGAATTTTGGCCGCGGCCATGGCCGCCTGGGTCAGGTCGGAAAAGGGCCGCAGCAACTCGGGCTGGGGCCCGTCCTCGCGGGTGGTGAAGAGCTTTTTGTCGTACTTGCGGCCGGCGTTTTGCAAAATGGCGTTGGTAAGCGACAGGATCGGCTGGGTGGAGCGGTAGTTCTGCTCCAGCTTGACCACGAGCGTTCCCGGGAAAAGTTCCGGGAAATCGAGGATGTTGTCCACTGTCGCCCCGCGAAAGGCGTAGATGGACTGGGCGTCGTCGCCAACGGCCATGACGTTGCCCGAGGTGGGGGCGAGAAGGCGCGTCAGCCGGGCTTGGACCCGGTTGGTGTCCTGGTACTCGTCCACCATGACGTAGCGGTGGTGCTGCCGCAGGTAGTCGAGCAGGTCCGGATGCTCGGTCAGGGTGCGCTCCAGGGTGAAAAGCAGGTCGTCGTAGTCGAGCAGGCGGTTTTCGGCCTTGAACGCCGTGTAGCGCTCGCCGATCCTGGCGATGTCCCCGGCGTAGGGGAGCAGGTGGAAGGCCTCGCGCGAGAGCACGTCGCCGACGTCGAGCTCCTTGTTGCGGGCCTTGGACAAAAGCCCGAGCACCGCGCTCTTGCGGGGAAAGGAGCGGTCGCCCTTGCCGATGCCGAGCGTGTCCTTGGCCTGGCCCAGGATGTCCTCGGAGTCGGCCTGGTCAAGCACGGTGAAGCCGTCGGGAAAGCCGGCCGCGGCATGGTAGCGCCGCAGCGTGGCGAAGGCGAAGGCGTGAAACGTGCCGCCGGACACGCTGGCCACGCCGCTTGGGCCCATGGCTAAAAGCATCCCGGCCCGGGTAAGCATCTCCTGGGCGGCCTTGCGCGTGAAGGTCAGAAGGAGGATCGCGGCCGGATCCACGCCGTCGGAGACCAGATGGGCCAGCCTGTAGACAATGGTGCGGGTCTTGCCGGACCCGGCCCCGGCGATGACCAGCATCGGGCCTTCGGTGGTGAGGGCCGCCTGGCGCTGGGCCGGGTTCAAATCGCGTTCGAAATCCATGCCGGCTCGTTTTGCTCGGGAAGATTGAAGAAGTCGGCCACGAGGCGTCCGGCCTCGGTGGTGGTGGCCGGGCGCGCGCCGGCCGTATCGCACCAGATGGCCCCGTGAGCGCTGTGGCAGCCGGTGCGGCCGAAGCGGCCGAAAATTTTCGTTCGGTCGAACTTGCCGGTCAGGCTCATGCCCGGCCGGCCGACACAGACGAGATTGGGCGCGCGGCGCAGTTGCGGACCGTCGTAGATTTCCTCGGCCAGATGCACCGCCTCCATGACGGGTTCGCCTTCGTAGCTCAGGGTCAGCAGTTCGTCGCGCAGCTCCCGGGCCAGCTTTTCGGCCACATGCTCGTGAAAGACGCCCCGGGCGAAGCGCTCCTTGATGTTGATGTAGATGCGGCCCGGGTCCAGGGCGAAGGCGGCGGTCTGGTGCGGGGCGATGCGGGCGTCCCACTCGTTTGCCGCTCCGGGATGGGTTTTGAGCAACCCCTTTCCGGCCAGCCAGACGTTGAGGTCCACTTCGGTCACAAGTTCGGTGAAGCCGTGGTCGGCCAGGGCGATGAGCCGCTTTTCGCCGGGCAGGCTGTCGTAGCGGTCGAGCAGGTGGCCAATGGCCTTGTCCCAGTCGGCGAAGAGGTCGAGGACCGCCCCATGCAGGGCATGTTCGGGATGGGCCACGGCCGGGAAGAAGAAGTGGAACAACCGGTCCGTCTCGGTCAGGACGAGCATGAAGCAATCGAAGTCGCCGCCGGCCCAGAGCATGTCCAGGCCGGCCCGGCGCGAGGCCAGTGTCTGCCGCAGCCCCCGGGCCAGTCCGTCGAAATCGGCCGCGCCCCTGGTCGTGTCGGCCTCGATGCGGTAGCCGGCCAGGCGCAGGTTGTTGGCCAGTTCGGGCGGATAAACGGCCCGGGAAAAATCGGTTTCGGGAAAGCCGGCGATGATCGCGCCGTTTAAGGGCTTTACCGGCGCGGCGCAGGGGAAATTGATGATCTTGGCCGTGAGCCCGGCGGCGCTTAAGCGGTCGGGCAGGGTCGGGACGCGGATGGCCGTGGCGTCGAGGGGGCCCAGGGTGTAGGCGGCCGGATCGATGCCGACGAAGCCGAAGACGCCGTGGCGGCCGGGGTTGGCGGCGGTTGTAAACGAGGTCCAGTTGACGGGCGAGAGTTCGGGCAGCTCGGCTTCGATGGTGGCCGGGTGGAGCTTAAGGAGCCGTTGCAAGTTGGGGAGCCTGCCGGTTGCGGCCAGTGAGGTGGCCAGATCGAGGGGCAGGCCGTCGAGTCCGAGGACGATAAGGCGTTTACGGTCGTGCGGCATGGGGGAGTGGTAGCAAAAACGCGGGACGAAGGCTACGGCATGAATTGACGCGACGTGGGCTCATGGGGCAAAGAAATCGTTTGCGTGCCCGAGTGGCGGAATTGGTAGACGCCAGGGACTTAAAATCCCTTGTTCTTCGGGACGTGCCGGTTCGATTCCGGCCTCGGGCACCAAAATTTCAATGGGTTACTGACTCGATCAGTAACCCATTTTTTGTTGTCTTGATTTTTCGCTCCAATTTTTTTCCACTCGCTCCAGGAAATGGCTCAGGAATTTCCATTCGGAAACCCCCTTTTGTCCTGGGGTATGCTTGGGAGACGTGTATGGAGCCACGGCAAATCATCGGCACCTTGTTCCGCATCGAATCCCCCGGCCCCCTTACCGCTTGATCATGAGTGGAAGTGACCTGCCCGGGACTTTTCGGACCAGTCAATTCTTGGGGGTGCCTCCCTGGGTTTGACGTATTGTTCAGCGTCTAGGCAAAGGCTCGCGGCGTCTCTTCCCGAGATCCAGGGGAGATTTTTTAGCATCCGTCGTGTGCAAGAAGGATATCAAATGCTATTGCAACGCTGTATAGTATATGCAAGCAATGCTTTATGGTGGTCGCTGTACCTTGGCCATTGAGTGCTGTGCAAGAATATTCAGTAAAGTTTGCTTGCTTGATGGGGTAACGCTACCATGATCAACTTAGTGAAGAATCTTTTTCTAGCAGGTTTTTCCCTATGCGCATCCGTACCAAGCTTTTGATTTTCCTTCTGGCGCTTGTTCTGCCGCCGTTGATCGTTGTCAGCACCTATGCCGTGTGGGAATCGCAGAATCTTGGGCAAAAACTGGCTGACGGCGCTGAGGAGAACCTTGTTCGGACGGCCCAGCAGCACCTCCAGCTCTCTTTGGCGGTCATGCGTTCGGATATGCGCAGTCGCCAGCACAAACTGGAGCGTTCCCTGAATCTTGTGGTCAAGGAAGCCGAGGCCTTGTTGATCGGCCCGCCTCGTCATGCGAAACCTGCCATCTTCGATACAGAATCTGAGCGGCAGGCCGTTTTGCCCTCAAGTCTGGTACGAGAGGGGGAAGAAGCCGCCCCGCTTGTTTTCCATGCTCCGCCCGATATGGACCACAGTGTCTATTTGGAGGATGCCGGTCGCCTGCTTGGGCTGGAGCCGGCCTTTACGGTACTTTTTCCGAGAGAGGGCGGGGTGCGCCCCCAGGGCTGGGTTCGGCTGGCTTCCGGGTTGGGCTGCTACGTTCCAGAACAAAAGGAGCTTCCTGTTCCACCCCCGTCTCTCGATACCGCTTGGCACGATGTCTCGCAGGGTATCGTGCGGGGACAAATCAAACGGGCCATTGGTCAGTCCGATGGGCAGGTCACGGCGACGTTGCGAAAAGGCATATACTTCCCGGACGGCCGACTGGCCGGGGTTGCCGGCGTCGAGTCTCCCATTTGCAGTGCAGCCCCTGATAAGAAATGGTCTTCCCTCTTCGATATCCAGATGCGGTTTTTGCTGCTGGAGGCCAGGAGTACACCGGCTGGCGGCAGTGCGTTGCATCTTGTCGGAAACGGAGAGCTCCAGGGGCGCAATCTCGTCTGGGAAACCCCGCACGATGGGCAGCAGCTGCACCCCGGACAATCCCCAAACGAGGCATTGCTCATCCAGGACATCCAGGCCGGGCGAAGCGGTGTCCGGGATGTGCGGCTTGCCGGAGTGCCTGTATTTCTCGCCTATCAGCCGCTCTTGGATGGCTTGACGCTCGCTGTCGCGGCTCCCCGGGATGCGATCCTTGCGCATGCCGACCGGGCCGAAGACGCGATCATGGGGCAAACCTGGAAAATCTTATCGTTAACGGCGGCGGTCGCCGTACTCGCCATCTCGGCCGTCGTGTTGCTGGCCGTAAGCGGCTCCAGGGTAGTGACGCGTCCGGTTGCCGCGTTAGCCACAGCCGCCAAGCGGTTGGCGGAGGGTGACTTGGCGACGAGCGTGTCGGTTGCGGGGCGCGATGAACTCAGCGACCTGTCCCGGGCTTTCAATGCGATGGTCCCGCAACTGGCCGAGCGGTTGGTGCTCAAACAGGACATGGAACTGGCCATGGAAGTGCAGCAGACCTTGCTTCCGCGTGAGGCCCCCGTTTTGCCGGGACTCGATATCGCGGCGGCGAGCGTCTTTTGCGATGCGACTGGCGGGGACTACTATGACTTTCTGACCTATGCCGCCGCGGACGGACCGTGTTGCGACATCGTCATAGGAGACGCGACCGGGCATGGCATTGCGGCGGCCCTGCTCATGACCACCAGCCGGGCTCTTTTGCGCGGGTGCGCCACACAACAGGTGTTGCCCGGGGCGCAACTCGCCAAAGCCAATACCCTGCTCTGCCGGGATACCGATATGACGGGACGATTTGTCACCTTGTTCTACCTGCGACTGGAAGCCGGAGGGATTGCGCCAGCGGGAAAACTCCTTTGGGCAAGGGCTGGTCACGATCCTGGCATGCTGTTCGATCCGAAGACGGACACGTTCCGCGAGCTTCAGGGCAAGGGAATCGCTTTGGGCGTTTCTCCGGACTACCTCTATGAAACATTCTCTTGTGGAGGATTGCTTCCCGGCCAAGTCCTTGTCCTGGCAACGGATGGAGCCTGGGAGGCGAGAAACGGTCAGGGAGAAATGTTCGGCAAGGAGCGCTTCAGGGACGTCGTGCGTCGGTATGCCGCGAGGACATCCAAGGATCTCGTGGAGGCCTTGCAGCAGGCCATTCGGGAATACCAAGGGGGTGCGCCGGTCGAAGATGACGTGACCGTGGTGGTGATCAAAGCATAGGGGAGGCAGTGTATCGGTGAGGCATACTTGATGACCTTTCTTGGTCGGGAGCGCCTCTTTGCCTTGGAAAATGGCTGCGGCGCATGGCGGAGAGGTTGCTTTATGGCGAAGGAGCCGGCTTGGCAGTGCGCATGATCAGGCGACGACTGAGAAGAAAAAGCAATACGGCAAGGAGAGCGATCGAGCCGCCGAGTATGAAGGGAGCTTTCGGGCTGATGCTGTCCCAAAGCAGCCCGGCCACAATGCTTCCGGCTAGTGAAGAAAAGCCGAGGGACATATGAAAGATGCCCATGGCCGTCCCTTTGTGCGCTTCGTCGATGTTGTCTCGAATGAGGGCCTTGCCGATGCCTTCGGTGAGGCCCATGAACAGGCCGTAAAAGGGAAACAGCAACCAGACGGCGGACATCCCTGAAAAAGCAAAGCCAAAATAGACGATGGAGTAGAGCATCCAGCCGGAGACGACCATGCGCCATCTCCCGAAACGATCGCTCAACAAACCGAGAGGGTAGGAACTGAGGGCATAGACGGCATTGAAAAGGGTGTAGGCAAATATGGTTTGCAGATCGGACAGGCCGAGATTTTTTGCCCGCAAAATGAGAAACGTGTCGCTGGAATTGGCAAAAGCGAAAATGCCAAGCAAGCCGAGGGTGATCCAATAGCCCTTTGAAAGTTTCGGCAATGCTCTCTTTTGTCGGGGAATGCAGGCCCCTGCCGTCGTATCCAGTCGATTTCGTGTGTGCCGCTCTTTGAGGCCGAATGTCAGCCAGACAGCGGCGATGCCAGGAATCGTGGCAATGAGGAATATTGTCCGATACCGCCCTGGAAGAAGCGCCAGCAACCCCATGCTGCAAAGAACGCCGATAATGGCTCCGGACGTGTCCATCATCCGGTGGAAGCCATAAGCCTTGCCTCCTCGGGAGGCCTCCACCGTATCGGCAATGAGCGTGTCGCGGGCGGTCGTGCGAAGCCCTTTCCCGAACCGGTCGATGGATCTGGCGAGAAAAACAAGCGGCCAGGAGAAGGCCAGGGCCATGAGCGGTTTCGACAACGCCGCCAGCCCGTATCCCCAGCGAATATAGGGCACGCGACGCCCGATTCGGTCGCAGTGCCAGCCGGAAAGGCCCTTCATGAGGCTGACGATGGCTTCGGCCACGCCTTCGATGATGCCTAAGACGACAACCGGAGCGCCGAGCGCCGTGGTCAGGAAAAGCGGCACCACGGGATAGAGCATTTCGGAGGCGACATCCGTAAAAAAGCTCACCCAGCCCAGCTTTATGACGGTCTGGGGTAGGGAGATATTGGAGATTTTCGTTTTCATGGTGTCTTTTTGCGGGCGGACCTCTTGTTTTCGGTGCGTGTCATCCTCATGAAACAGGAAAGCGCACACGGAATCGAAGGCCAGGGGCGGCATCCGAAAGTTCCATCGTTGCGTCATGAATATCCGAGACGGCCTTGACCAGGGCCAGTCCCAGACCGGAACCGCTGGTGCTGCGGCTCCGGTCCAGGCGGTAGAAACGTCTGAAGACGTTTTCCCGTTCCTCCGGAGGAATGCCGGGCCCGTTGTCGCTGACCGAGGCCAGGATACCGGCCGGCTCCCGGCTGACGGACAAGGCGATT contains these protein-coding regions:
- a CDS encoding alkaline phosphatase family protein, producing MPHDRKRLIVLGLDGLPLDLATSLAATGRLPNLQRLLKLHPATIEAELPELSPVNWTSFTTAANPGRHGVFGFVGIDPAAYTLGPLDATAIRVPTLPDRLSAAGLTAKIINFPCAAPVKPLNGAIIAGFPETDFSRAVYPPELANNLRLAGYRIEADTTRGAADFDGLARGLRQTLASRRAGLDMLWAGGDFDCFMLVLTETDRLFHFFFPAVAHPEHALHGAVLDLFADWDKAIGHLLDRYDSLPGEKRLIALADHGFTELVTEVDLNVWLAGKGLLKTHPGAANEWDARIAPHQTAAFALDPGRIYINIKERFARGVFHEHVAEKLARELRDELLTLSYEGEPVMEAVHLAEEIYDGPQLRRAPNLVCVGRPGMSLTGKFDRTKIFGRFGRTGCHSAHGAIWCDTAGARPATTTEAGRLVADFFNLPEQNEPAWISNAI
- a CDS encoding MFS transporter, which codes for MTQRWNFRMPPLAFDSVCAFLFHEDDTHRKQEVRPQKDTMKTKISNISLPQTVIKLGWVSFFTDVASEMLYPVVPLFLTTALGAPVVVLGIIEGVAEAIVSLMKGLSGWHCDRIGRRVPYIRWGYGLAALSKPLMALAFSWPLVFLARSIDRFGKGLRTTARDTLIADTVEASRGGKAYGFHRMMDTSGAIIGVLCSMGLLALLPGRYRTIFLIATIPGIAAVWLTFGLKERHTRNRLDTTAGACIPRQKRALPKLSKGYWITLGLLGIFAFANSSDTFLILRAKNLGLSDLQTIFAYTLFNAVYALSSYPLGLLSDRFGRWRMVVSGWMLYSIVYFGFAFSGMSAVWLLFPFYGLFMGLTEGIGKALIRDNIDEAHKGTAMGIFHMSLGFSSLAGSIVAGLLWDSISPKAPFILGGSIALLAVLLFLLSRRLIMRTAKPAPSP
- a CDS encoding ATP-dependent helicase yields the protein MDFERDLNPAQRQAALTTEGPMLVIAGAGSGKTRTIVYRLAHLVSDGVDPAAILLLTFTRKAAQEMLTRAGMLLAMGPSGVASVSGGTFHAFAFATLRRYHAAAGFPDGFTVLDQADSEDILGQAKDTLGIGKGDRSFPRKSAVLGLLSKARNKELDVGDVLSREAFHLLPYAGDIARIGERYTAFKAENRLLDYDDLLFTLERTLTEHPDLLDYLRQHHRYVMVDEYQDTNRVQARLTRLLAPTSGNVMAVGDDAQSIYAFRGATVDNILDFPELFPGTLVVKLEQNYRSTQPILSLTNAILQNAGRKYDKKLFTTREDGPQPELLRPFSDLTQAAMAAAKIRELSSRYPLHEIAVLFRAGYQSYALEVELGKTGIPFQKFGGLKFSDAAHVKDVLSYLRLVRNTADFPAWSRVLAFVPGIGPKTATKIFNAIQSGDRAVLGKMAAKSQEFRALIEFLDTLRALPPSPAQLLERVIEAYAPLLAEKYPEDYPRRQAGLEQLQQIAAAYADLDAMLADLVLENPDEDRKKTREDHVVLSTVHSAKGLEWSAVLVIDLVDERFPSRHALSRPEDLEEERRLLYVACTRAREHLTLFAPETIYQRQTGGCAPALPSIFLRELPPGTLPERRERLGGGSAAAFAACPPPSAPATAVRSRLTRPAEAPHLTGAPAPRKAPTGKMGYCRHKIFGRGKIIAMLDDGKCRVNFPDFGPKVILADYLEMEDAS
- a CDS encoding PP2C family protein-serine/threonine phosphatase; its protein translation is MRIRTKLLIFLLALVLPPLIVVSTYAVWESQNLGQKLADGAEENLVRTAQQHLQLSLAVMRSDMRSRQHKLERSLNLVVKEAEALLIGPPRHAKPAIFDTESERQAVLPSSLVREGEEAAPLVFHAPPDMDHSVYLEDAGRLLGLEPAFTVLFPREGGVRPQGWVRLASGLGCYVPEQKELPVPPPSLDTAWHDVSQGIVRGQIKRAIGQSDGQVTATLRKGIYFPDGRLAGVAGVESPICSAAPDKKWSSLFDIQMRFLLLEARSTPAGGSALHLVGNGELQGRNLVWETPHDGQQLHPGQSPNEALLIQDIQAGRSGVRDVRLAGVPVFLAYQPLLDGLTLAVAAPRDAILAHADRAEDAIMGQTWKILSLTAAVAVLAISAVVLLAVSGSRVVTRPVAALATAAKRLAEGDLATSVSVAGRDELSDLSRAFNAMVPQLAERLVLKQDMELAMEVQQTLLPREAPVLPGLDIAAASVFCDATGGDYYDFLTYAAADGPCCDIVIGDATGHGIAAALLMTTSRALLRGCATQQVLPGAQLAKANTLLCRDTDMTGRFVTLFYLRLEAGGIAPAGKLLWARAGHDPGMLFDPKTDTFRELQGKGIALGVSPDYLYETFSCGGLLPGQVLVLATDGAWEARNGQGEMFGKERFRDVVRRYAARTSKDLVEALQQAIREYQGGAPVEDDVTVVVIKA